The Gemmatimonadaceae bacterium DNA segment CCGACCGAACGAGCATGGGCGAATCCTGGACAGGGGGGACTGGACTGCGGTGGTGACGAAGGACGAAGCGCTTCCGCGCGGGGTGGAAGGGCCGCGAGTGACCTAGCGTTGCAGGAGCGTGACGTGACGTCCGTCCCGTTCGTATGTCAGCCCCACAGGGGCGGTGAGGAACTGCAGGACGTCAGACAGCGGCTCCGACGTGAACTCGCCGGTCAGCCGCAGGGCGCCCAGGCGCGGGTCCGCCAACTGCAGCTCGATGTCATACCAGCGCGCAATCGTCTCAATGGCCTCGCGCAACGGGACGTCACGCAGCAGGAGGCGCCCCTCCGCGAACGCGAGATAGTCCGAGACCACCACCGGCTGCCGCCCGAGCGCACCCGTCGCGTTGACGCGCCCGAGCTCTCCCGGCCGCAAAGTCACGCTGTCGACCGCATCCAGTGCGGCACGGAGCGACACCAACCCTTCCGCGACCACCACCACGGTCGTGGAGTCGCCAGGGAACGCCCGCACGGTGAATCGCGTGCCAAGGTCGCGCGCCAGTCCCGTTGCGGTATGTACCGTGAACGGACGCGCCTCGTCGTGCCGCACGTCAAAGAGTGCTTCGCCGTCAAGCCGAACGGTGCGAGCGCCGTCGGTGAAGTCGCTGTCGAGCTGCAGGACACTGCCCGGTGCCAGTGTCACGCGCGAGCCGTCCGCGAGCGTGATGTGCGCGCGCTTGCCGCGCGGCGCCGTATAGGTCACCTGAGCGGCGACATCTGTCGGTGCGCCGGACGAAGGTTCGCCGGCTTCGCGCCACGGACCATCCACCATCACAGCGACCGCCGCCGCAGCGGCAAGTCCCACCCAGCGCCAGGCCGTCGGCCGACCCTTGCCTGCCTCCGCGCGGTTGCGCCAAGCGAGGCGCCGGACGCGGTGGGCAGAGCCGTCGCGCGGCACGGGCAGGCCAGCTCGCGCGGCGACGACCTGCCATCGGTCGTCGCCGCTCGCCCTTGCCTCCGACTCGGTCGCCGGAGCGCCGGACGCCCGCCACGCCCTGATCATGGTCTCGGCCCAGCGTGCCCGCTCCGGAGACGCCGCGAGCGAACGCTTGAAGGCCTCAGCCTCGTCGGGCGTCAACTCGCCCCCGAGGTATCGTGTCAACAGTTGCCAGTCTTGGTCGGAAATCACGGTTTGCCCAGGTGGGGTGTACCTGTGTGACGGCGCACCACGGCACATCCCCTACGCGGGTCCTGCGACGGCTAGCCGACGGCCCAGCCCGCCGTCACCAAGGCCTCGCGGATTGCGCGCAAAGCGTGCGTCATCTGCGCCTCGATCGTCTTGGTCGAGATATCGAGCGCCGCCGCAATCTCGGCATAGCTCATGTGCCGATCTCGGCTCATCTCATAGATGGCGCGCCGCCGCGACGGGAGCGCCTCGACCGTGCGCCGCACCACCCGGGTGAACTCCTCCACCTCGAACGACTCGCTTGGCTGCTGCACGGCGTCCCTTTCGGTCTCCGCCAATCGACGGGCCTCGTCCGCCGCCCAGTCGTCGCGTACCTTCTGGTGTGCCGCCAGCGAGAGTGCGCGGTTCCGGGTGGCGGCATAGAGATAGGCCTGCAGCGTCGAGTGCAGCGCGAGCGCCTCCCGCTTCGTCCACAGCGCGACGAACACGTCCTGTACCAGCTCCTCCGCCAATGCCGCCGATCCGGCGAGCGACGTCGCGAAGCGCTGGAGCGGTAGCGAGTATGTACGGAACACAGCCTCGAAGGCGGAAGCGTCCCCGTCACGAAGCGCCGCGACCCACCGCGCGTCGCGTGTGCGTCGCGCCTCGCGGGCGCGTTCCTGCTCCGACAGCCAGTCTGGTGAGCTCAACCGTATCGTCTGTACGCGATCGTGGGGGCTTGACGGGACTTTGGAATGGTATGGAAATCTTCAAGGCGGAGTGCATTGTGCGGGCTCCACCCTCAAATACGACGGCTGACGGGTTCGAACCCCCTACGCTTGCCGAGAGCGCACGAACCAAGGAGGTCGAATCACGTCAGACGGCGCGGCTGCGAGGCGGCAAGATGTTCACCCGATTTAATGGACACCGCAACGGCCTAGACGGAAGTTCCGAGCAGGAGGTGGTCCAGGAAGAAGACAGGACCCCGGGCGTACAGCCAGGAGTTCCGCGCCGAGCCGGCGGCAGCGATGTGGGCGGGGTAGCCGTCTCGGATTCGGCGACCGCAGGAATCGTGTCGCCATTCGGGCCGCCGTTTCGCAATCATTCAGTATGCCCCTCTCGCCGCAGAACCCCGCCCCGCTGGATCCCGCCGACTGGGACGAGTACCGCCGCCTCGCGCACCGGATGCTCGATGAGTCGCTGGACTACCTCCGCGACGTGCGCGAGCGCCCGACCTGGACGCCCACGCCGGCCGCAGTGAAGTCCGCGATCCACGACGAGCCGCTGCCGCGGCAGGGGCGCGGTGACGCGGCGGCCTACGACGACTTCCTGCGCCTCGTGCGCCCCTACCCCAACGGCAACATCCACCCGCGCTTCTGGGGTTGGGTGATGGGCACCGGCACGCCGCAGTCGGCGATGGCCGACTTCCTCTCGTCGGTGGTGAACCCGCAGATGGGCGGGCTCGACCACGCGCCGGTGTACGTGGAGCAGAAGGTGGTGAAGTGGTTCGCCGAGCTGATGGGCTTCCCCAAGACGTCGGGCGGCATCCTCATCAGCGGCGGCACGATGGCCAACGTGCTCGGCCTCGCGGTGGCGCGGCGTGCGCGCGCCGGCTGGGACATCCGCAAGCTCGGCGTCGCCGGCGGCCCGCCGCTGCGCGTGTACGCCAGCGGCGAGGTGCACAGTTGGCTGGCCAAGGCCTGCGAGTTCCTCGGGATGGGCAACGAGGCCTTCCGCCGCGTGCCGGCGCGTGGGGATTTCACCGTGGACGTAGAAGCGATGGCGCGGCTGATCGCCGAGGACCGTGCCGCGGGCCACGCGCCCGTGTGCATTATCGCGACCGTGGGCACGGTGCAGACCGGCGCCAGCGACGACCTCGTGGCGCTCGCCGACCTCGCGCAGCGCGAGAAGCTCTGGCTGCACGTGGACGGCGCCTTCGGCGCGATGGCCGCGCTGGCCGATGCACCCGAGGCCAAGGCCGCGGTGCGCGGACTCGAGCGCGTCGACTCGGTGGCCTTCGACCTGCATAAGTGGGGCTATATGCCCTTCGACGTGGCGATGCTGCTCACGCGCGAGGACACCGACCTCACGGCGACGTTCCAGAACCAGGCGCCGTACCTGACGGCGATGCCCGGCGGACTCAGCGCCAGCGGCGGCATCTACTTCAACGACCGCGGTATCGAGCTCACGCGCAGCTTCCGCGCGCTCAAGGTCTGGATGACGCTGCGCGCACAGGGCAGCGACCTGCTCGGCCAGCACATCGGCCGCAACGTGGCGCAGGCGCAATACCTCGCGGGCCTCGTCGCCAAGGAAGCGGAACTCGAGCTCCTGGCACCGGTGCCACTGAACATCGTGAACTTCCGCTTCCGCGCGCCGGGGCTCGACACCGACGCACTCAACGCGCTCAACCGACAGATCCTCGTGCGGCTGCAGGAGGATGGCATCGCGGTGCCCAGCGGCACGGTGATCCACGGGCAGTACTCGATCCGCGTGGCGATCACCAACCACCGTTCACGCGACGAGGACTTTGACCTGCTGGTGCGGGAGACGCTGCGGCTCGGGCGCGAGCTGGCGAGGCCCTAGCTCCCAAGCTCGCGCTGGCCAGACCTCAGGGCGCCACGCCCGCATACTTGCAGACGATTGCCCACTCCTTGGCCGTGACCGGCTGCACGCTCAGCCGCGAGCCCCGCTGCAGCAGCACCATCTTCTCGAGCCCCTTCACCTGCTTGAGCTCGGCCAACGTGATCAGCCGCGGCATCGCGCGCAGGGCCTTCACGTCCACCATATACCAGGTCGGCTTGTCGGGATCGGACTTCGGGTCATAATGCTCGTGCCCCTTCTCGAAGGCCGTCCAGTCGGGGTAGCCCTCCTTGACCACCTCGCAGATGCCGGCGATGCCGCTGGGCTCGGCGTTGGAGTGGTAGAAGAAGCAGCGATCGCCCTTCTTCATCAGGTCCCGCAGCGTGTTGCGCGCCTGGAAATTGCGCACGCCGTCCCAGTAGGTGGTCTTCTTGGGGGACTTTTCGAGATGGGCGTAGGAGCACATCTCGGGTTCGGACTTGATCAGCCAGTAGTTCATAGCTTGGTGTGTGGGACGGATGACGGATGACGGATGACGGACGCTTCAAGCTTCCGTCATCCGTCATCCGTCATCCGTCGAGTCTAACTCACGCGATCCCCGACCGAATCGCCGCACCCACCGCCCTAACGAACGTGTCCAACTCATCCACCGTCGTGTAGATGCTCGGCGTGATGCGGATGCCCTTGAACTCGGGGTGGACGATCGGCGTGTTCACGATCTTGTAGCGGCTGAGCAGCCAGTTGCCCAGCGCGCCGGGCTCGATGCCCTCGACGTTGAACATACAGATGGCGCCGGCTTTGTCCGGGCCGAGCTCGGTGAGCACCTGCACGCGCGGGCTGGCCTGCTTGAGTGCGTTGGCCCAGCGGTCGCGCAGGTAGCGCAGGCGCGCCACCTTCCGGTCCACGCCGATGCCGCGGTGGAAGGTCAGCGCCGTGCTCACCGCGTTGAAGTTGGCCTGCGGGTGCGTGCCGATCTGCTCGTACTTGCGGATGTTGGCCGTGTCCTTCTCCTCGGCGGCCATCAGTGGCCAGAGGCCGGGGATCTTGTCGCGGCGCACGTAGAGGAAGCCCGCGCCGATGGGCGCGTGCAACCACTTGTGCAGCGAGGTGCCGTAGTAATCACACTCCAGCTCATCACGCGAGAACGGAAAGTGCGCGAAGGCGTGCGCACCGTCCACGAACACCGGGATGCCGCGCGGGCGCGCCAGGCGCACGATGTCGCGGATCGGCAGGATCTGGCCGGTGAGATTGGTGATGTGCGGCAGCTCGATGGCCTTGGTGCGCGGCGTCATCTGCTCGGCGATGCGGCGCACCAGCACCGCCGGATCCGTCAGCGGCACGGGGAAGCTGACTTCCTTCAGCACGATGCCGTCGCGGCGCACCCGCTGCTGCCAGGTGACGATCATCCGCCCGTAGTTCTGGTTGGTGATGATGACTTCGTCGCCGCGCTGGAGGTCGAGGCCGAGGATCATCGTCTCCAGCGACTCGGAGGCGTTGCGCGTGACCGCCATCTCCTCGGTGTCGCAGCCGAAGTCCTTGGCCAGCTCGCGGCGCGTGCTCTCCATCCGCGGCTCGAGAACGCGCCAGTTGTGCTCCACCGGCAGTTCGTTGACGAACTGCAGGTCGCGCACCATCTGCTGCAGCACGTGCGTCGGCGTCGGCGAGATCCCCCCGTTGTTGAGGTTGATCATCGTCCGGTCCATATCGAAGGCGCGCTGGATATGGCTCCAGTACGTCTCGTCGTCGGCGAGTTGCTGCGCGCTGCGTTCGCCGGCCACCAGCTCGGCCTCGAACACGCGGCGGAAGGCGGTCTCGTTGAGCGCCGGCAGCGCGGCGATGCCCGCGGAGGCGCCGGTGAGCCCGGCAAGGAAGTGGCGGCGGGAAGTCAGGGGCACCGCAGGAGCTCCGGTCGAGGGGTGGGCCGACGCCTCAAGGTATCACGACCAGGCCGGCCTCGCCGCCGTAGTCGTCGCGCACACGCGCCAAGTTGCGCGGCGCACGCCACTCGCCGCCGTTCACCTGCACCGCCACGCGGTACTTGCCCGGCTCCAACTGCACCCGCGCCACCCACACGCTGCCTTCGCGCTCCATCCGGATCGGACGCCAGTCGCTGAAGTCGCCGGCGATGACGATCTCCAGGTCGGCCGCCGCGAACACGCGCACCTCGAGCTCGCCGCCACCGCCGACGAGGCGCTCGACGCTGGCACGCGCAATCAACGAGCGCTCGAGCACCGGCAGCGGCTTGGGTCCCAGCGACACGCGCACCGACGCAGTGATGAGGTCGGCCTGCGGCAGGCCGCGCAGCGGATCGGCGAGCTGGCGGCCCGCTGTGCCCACCAGCGCCACGCGGTCGGCAATCTGCAGCGTGCCGCTCCACGTCAGTGCCTCGAAGACGGCGTCGGTGCCGGCCGTGCCCACGCGCGAGGTATAGGCCACCGCGAGGTCGTGCGGGCCGTAGCGCAGTTGCGCGAAGATCTGGCCATCGCGGAAGTCGAAGGTCTCGTCGTCCGGGTCGCGCGTGACGCCCGACGCGAAGAGCAGCGGCCAGTCCGCGGACTTGAGCCGCGTCACCACCGCCGAGAGGTACAGCGGACCCCAGCGTTGCCAGAGGCCGAGGTCGAGCGCGGTGGACCGCGAGTACACGCCGTCGCGGTCCGTGGCGCCGATGCCGCCGCCGACCCAGGCGCCGTAGTTCTGCGCCACCAGGTGCTGCCGCGTAAAGAAGTTGCCGTTGCCACCGCGTCCCGCGCTGCGCAGCGAGAACGAGGCGCCGGCGATGCCGACCTCCGAACGCAGGCGTTGCGCCGGGCCCCAACCGATGTCCACCGCCGCCACGCCCTGCGCTGCGGCCAGCGAGTCCTGCGCATACGTGAGGTTGGCGCTGGTGACGAAACCCAACCACTCCGACGCCGGCCGCCACAACAACGCGAGCAGCGCGGCATTCTCCTGGGAGAAGCCGCGCTGGGTCACCGACGCAAAGCCGCCTTCGAGGCGGAGTTCAGGATGCCGCTGCGCGCCCGCCGCCGAGGCGACGAGCACCGAACCGAGGACGAGCCCCAGTGCGGCCGCGCGGCGCGTCACGCCGGCACTTAAGGCCTCGTGCCGCGGGGAGCGAGCGCGGCGGCGGCGGCGGGTGACGGGAGCAGCGACATCACCCCGCGAGCCCGCACCTCCAACGCCGCATCGGGCGTCAGGCCGGCCGCCACGTCGGATTGCACCGACGCGCCGAGTCCGGCGATCTGCGTCGGGGTCGCGCCCCGCCGCATCAGTTGCGTAATCTGCTCGAGCGCGTTGGACGCGGGGACCCCGCGCGCGACGAGCTCGGTGAGCACGTCGAGTGGCATCGCCACCGACTGCCCGGCCGGGTACGCGGCGCGGATCTGTCGCAGCATCGGGGCGGGGACACCGACCGCCAGGGCATCCGCCCCGGCAATCACCTCCGCTTCCGATGGCGAGGGAGCGAGAAGGTCCCGCGCCTGCTCGAGGCGCCTGGCCAGCGAAACCACGGCGGCCCGGATGCGCTCCCCGGCCGCTTGCTTCGTGACCCCTTCCTGAGCCTTCGCGACGAGGGCGCGCACCGGCAGCCCTCGCGAGGCGGCGCGCGAAATCTCGCGCTCCACGGCCTCACGCGTCCTTGCGTCGGCGATGCGCAGCTCCGACACCCCAGCCTGCTGCGCGGCAGCGGACTCGGGTGCGAACGCGCTGGTGAGCACCAGCGCGGCGAGCATTGTGGCGACTCGCGGCATAGTCATCGGGCAAAGACCATCACGACGGATCCCTCGCGGCCGTAATCCGCGTCGCCCGACTTGGGCGCGCGTGGATCGGCCACGAGCAATGTACCGTCAATCACGTACGCATACACGTGCCGGCCCGGCGGCAGGGGCACGGTGGCCGTCCACATCCCGGCCCCCACGCGCTGCATCTCCACCTCGCCGACCTTCCAGTCGTTGAAGTCGCCCACCACCGACACGCGCTCGGCGCTGCCGGCCTCGTACACGAACTGCGTCGGCACGCGCATCTCGCCGTCGTCGGAGGCCAGCTGCACCGGGAACTCGCCGGTGGGCGAGCCGCTGGCGGCGATCGGCGCCGGCGGCGTGGCCGTCGTCACCGCACCGCGCGTCACGAAGCCCAGGGCCAGCGCCACCACCGCCACCGCGCTCGCGCCCAGCCCCGAGAGCGCCGGCACGCGCCAGGCGTCCCAACTGCGGCTCCACCACGACGGACGCGGCGAGGCCCACACCGCCTGCAGCAGGCGACCCACCGCCTGCGGCGACGGCGCGGCGGCCGCATCGGCGCGCAGCGTCGCGCGCACCCGTTCGATCACGCTGTCCCGTTCGCGTTCACTCATCGCGCATCATCTCCGTAAGCCGGGCCCGCAGGGTGTCGCAGGCGCGCTTCACGCGCATCCGCAGGGCGCTCAGCCCCACCCCCGTCACCACGGCGATGTCCTCGTATGCCATATCCTCGACGTGCCGCAGGAGGAACGCCTCCTTCTGCTCCGCCGGGAGCGTTTCCAACAACCGGTACACCTCTTCCGTCCAGTCCTTCTCCTCGTCCGTCACCGCGCCGATCCGGTCCGGCACGTCGCCGTACTGGATCACCCCCACGTGCCGCTTGCGCTTGGCGAGCAAGGTCCGGCAGCGGTTGGCCAGGATGCGAAAGAGCCAAGGCTCGAAGCGCGCATCGTCGCGGAACCGCCGCAGGTTGTGATAGACCCGCACGAAGGTGTCCTGCACCGCTTCCTCGGCGTCCTCGCGGCTACCCACCATATGGAGGGCGAAGCGAAGCGCTCGCGGATACGTCGCATCCACCAACTGGGCGAAGGCCTGCCGATCGCCTGCCTTGGCCCGCAGGGCCAGGGTGGGATCGAGCGAGGGCGCGTTGTAGGAATCGTCCATAGGCAAGGTTTTGGGAGGATACCCCTGCCGCTCCCCCCCTCGCCACGGCGCGCCTCCGACAATCGCCCCGTCCAGCGTGTGGTCTGTCACGCCATCCAATACCCCAAAGGGACAGGTCGTGTCACATTTCGAGGCGTTT contains these protein-coding regions:
- a CDS encoding RNA polymerase sigma factor, with the translated sequence MDDSYNAPSLDPTLALRAKAGDRQAFAQLVDATYPRALRFALHMVGSREDAEEAVQDTFVRVYHNLRRFRDDARFEPWLFRILANRCRTLLAKRKRHVGVIQYGDVPDRIGAVTDEEKDWTEEVYRLLETLPAEQKEAFLLRHVEDMAYEDIAVVTGVGLSALRMRVKRACDTLRARLTEMMRDE
- a CDS encoding aminotransferase class V-fold PLP-dependent enzyme; translated protein: MPLTSRRHFLAGLTGASAGIAALPALNETAFRRVFEAELVAGERSAQQLADDETYWSHIQRAFDMDRTMINLNNGGISPTPTHVLQQMVRDLQFVNELPVEHNWRVLEPRMESTRRELAKDFGCDTEEMAVTRNASESLETMILGLDLQRGDEVIITNQNYGRMIVTWQQRVRRDGIVLKEVSFPVPLTDPAVLVRRIAEQMTPRTKAIELPHITNLTGQILPIRDIVRLARPRGIPVFVDGAHAFAHFPFSRDELECDYYGTSLHKWLHAPIGAGFLYVRRDKIPGLWPLMAAEEKDTANIRKYEQIGTHPQANFNAVSTALTFHRGIGVDRKVARLRYLRDRWANALKQASPRVQVLTELGPDKAGAICMFNVEGIEPGALGNWLLSRYKIVNTPIVHPEFKGIRITPSIYTTVDELDTFVRAVGAAIRSGIA
- a CDS encoding isoamylase early set domain-containing protein, translated to MSERERDSVIERVRATLRADAAAAPSPQAVGRLLQAVWASPRPSWWSRSWDAWRVPALSGLGASAVAVVALALGFVTRGAVTTATPPAPIAASGSPTGEFPVQLASDDGEMRVPTQFVYEAGSAERVSVVGDFNDWKVGEVEMQRVGAGMWTATVPLPPGRHVYAYVIDGTLLVADPRAPKSGDADYGREGSVVMVFAR
- a CDS encoding glycogen-binding domain-containing protein — encoded protein: MTRRAAALGLVLGSVLVASAAGAQRHPELRLEGGFASVTQRGFSQENAALLALLWRPASEWLGFVTSANLTYAQDSLAAAQGVAAVDIGWGPAQRLRSEVGIAGASFSLRSAGRGGNGNFFTRQHLVAQNYGAWVGGGIGATDRDGVYSRSTALDLGLWQRWGPLYLSAVVTRLKSADWPLLFASGVTRDPDDETFDFRDGQIFAQLRYGPHDLAVAYTSRVGTAGTDAVFEALTWSGTLQIADRVALVGTAGRQLADPLRGLPQADLITASVRVSLGPKPLPVLERSLIARASVERLVGGGGELEVRVFAAADLEIVIAGDFSDWRPIRMEREGSVWVARVQLEPGKYRVAVQVNGGEWRAPRNLARVRDDYGGEAGLVVIP
- a CDS encoding FecR domain-containing protein; this encodes MTRYLGGELTPDEAEAFKRSLAASPERARWAETMIRAWRASGAPATESEARASGDDRWQVVAARAGLPVPRDGSAHRVRRLAWRNRAEAGKGRPTAWRWVGLAAAAAVAVMVDGPWREAGEPSSGAPTDVAAQVTYTAPRGKRAHITLADGSRVTLAPGSVLQLDSDFTDGARTVRLDGEALFDVRHDEARPFTVHTATGLARDLGTRFTVRAFPGDSTTVVVVAEGLVSLRAALDAVDSVTLRPGELGRVNATGALGRQPVVVSDYLAFAEGRLLLRDVPLREAIETIARWYDIELQLADPRLGALRLTGEFTSEPLSDVLQFLTAPVGLTYERDGRHVTLLQR
- a CDS encoding RNA polymerase sigma-70 factor, with the translated sequence MSSPDWLSEQERAREARRTRDARWVAALRDGDASAFEAVFRTYSLPLQRFATSLAGSAALAEELVQDVFVALWTKREALALHSTLQAYLYAATRNRALSLAAHQKVRDDWAADEARRLAETERDAVQQPSESFEVEEFTRVVRRTVEALPSRRRAIYEMSRDRHMSYAEIAAALDISTKTIEAQMTHALRAIREALVTAGWAVG
- a CDS encoding EVE domain-containing protein, with the translated sequence MNYWLIKSEPEMCSYAHLEKSPKKTTYWDGVRNFQARNTLRDLMKKGDRCFFYHSNAEPSGIAGICEVVKEGYPDWTAFEKGHEHYDPKSDPDKPTWYMVDVKALRAMPRLITLAELKQVKGLEKMVLLQRGSRLSVQPVTAKEWAIVCKYAGVAP